A stretch of the Kroppenstedtia eburnea genome encodes the following:
- a CDS encoding MGDG synthase family glycosyltransferase, translating to MEKILVLTETIGGSGHFQAARAIRKGLNRANQGVKAEIVCGLPHFNRQLEGMIRKVYLSTLHHAPGLWGAVYNKEREFSDAFRFSLARILSGKMSELLNIRQPAVVIGTHAFCLGALAEVKDRVVRPFRLGAAITDFDVNGFWIHPAVDFYLVAHERVAEKMIREFGVEDRRIYRTGIPIDPDFTEPPECKENLRVRMGMDPEAFTVLLTGGGVGLGPLDQTITQFRRDLPQSQLVVVTGKNRELYDRLQARFHGDRKIHLFGYVNGMRDWMGASDLIVTKPGGMTSSEALATGLPMLICRPIPGQEERNSRFLIRERVALRQDRPQAIPRHIHPLLQDPGRWREMGKRAQALGCPRSSLDAAQVILDHLK from the coding sequence ATGGAGAAAATACTGGTGTTGACGGAGACGATCGGAGGCAGCGGCCATTTTCAGGCGGCCCGGGCCATCCGCAAAGGATTGAACAGGGCAAATCAAGGGGTGAAAGCGGAAATTGTGTGCGGGCTTCCCCATTTCAACCGGCAACTGGAAGGAATGATTCGCAAGGTTTACCTGAGTACACTTCATCATGCACCGGGATTGTGGGGAGCGGTCTATAACAAAGAACGGGAATTCAGTGATGCCTTCCGTTTCTCCTTGGCACGGATTCTGTCGGGAAAAATGAGTGAACTCCTGAACATCCGTCAGCCCGCTGTGGTGATTGGAACCCATGCTTTTTGTCTCGGGGCCTTGGCAGAGGTGAAAGATCGGGTGGTACGTCCCTTCCGCCTGGGGGCGGCGATCACCGATTTTGATGTCAACGGATTTTGGATTCATCCGGCAGTCGATTTTTATTTGGTCGCACATGAACGGGTGGCGGAAAAAATGATCCGGGAGTTTGGGGTGGAGGATCGACGGATTTACCGTACGGGGATTCCCATCGACCCGGACTTTACGGAGCCGCCGGAATGCAAAGAGAATTTGCGGGTGCGGATGGGGATGGATCCGGAGGCGTTTACGGTTTTGTTGACGGGTGGAGGGGTGGGATTGGGTCCGCTGGATCAGACGATCACTCAGTTCCGGCGGGATCTGCCCCAATCCCAGTTGGTGGTGGTGACGGGGAAGAACCGGGAGCTGTATGACCGCCTTCAGGCCCGCTTCCACGGTGACAGGAAAATTCATCTCTTCGGTTATGTGAATGGGATGCGGGATTGGATGGGGGCCTCCGATTTAATTGTGACCAAACCGGGGGGGATGACCAGTTCTGAAGCGTTGGCCACGGGTCTTCCCATGTTGATCTGCCGACCGATTCCCGGACAGGAAGAACGAAACAGCCGTTTTTTGATCCGGGAGAGAGTGGCACTCCGTCAGGACCGTCCCCAGGCCATTCCCCGGCATATCCATCCCTTGCTGCAAGACCCCGGACGCTGGAGAGAGATGGGAAAGCGGGCGCAGGCGTTGGGGTGTCCCCGTTCTTCACTGGATGCGGCCCAAGTCATCCTGGATCATCTGAAATAA
- a CDS encoding YkoP family protein: MITGAFLAAWQWVDKLYYWATRLQYVDRTHHNLFRVVVKPYRGETLITRDGVRLEKGDWYAKLHLHNFRIAQLLMETRRNRGKRAEIGIELLILRQIRSSFPALAEFLENHPRSNQIRVLLGTTFLHPGSEHLGFDAREIPGVIRMRLKSFFLKWILVSCHPRGWRRPRNYKHPLIPKRVFISREEFNRRYSPAGLK; encoded by the coding sequence ATGATCACCGGTGCCTTTCTGGCCGCTTGGCAATGGGTGGACAAATTATACTATTGGGCGACCCGTCTGCAGTATGTGGACCGCACTCATCACAATTTGTTCCGGGTCGTGGTGAAGCCGTATCGGGGGGAAACCCTGATCACACGGGATGGGGTTCGATTGGAGAAAGGGGATTGGTATGCAAAACTCCATCTCCATAATTTCCGCATCGCCCAGTTGTTGATGGAGACCCGCCGCAATCGGGGGAAAAGGGCGGAGATCGGTATCGAATTGCTGATCCTGCGCCAGATCCGGAGCTCGTTTCCCGCCCTTGCAGAATTTCTGGAAAACCATCCCCGCAGTAACCAGATCCGGGTGCTGTTGGGCACTACATTTTTACATCCGGGTTCAGAGCACCTGGGCTTTGATGCCCGGGAGATTCCGGGAGTTATCCGGATGCGGCTGAAGTCATTCTTTCTGAAATGGATTTTGGTCAGCTGCCATCCCCGGGGATGGAGGAGACCCAGAAATTATAAACATCCTCTGATCCCCAAACGGGTTTTTATTTCACGGGAAGAATTCAACCGACGATACAGTCCGGCGGGGTTGAAATAA
- a CDS encoding TerC family protein, which yields MDAHFWIGFFNIIILDLVLSGDNAVVIGMAARRLPDRQRKKAIIYGTGAAVVLRVALTLIAVWLLKIPLLKTVGGLLLLWIALKLLADEGGEADVDMGHGLKAAIKTIIIADVVMSLDNVLAVAGAAHGNFWLVLFGLALSIPILMWGSKLVASIINRLPWLVYVGAGILAYTAGQLIVEDPIVHDHIIRYAEFLSWLAPVALILLVLMVGHFWKEHRSNPS from the coding sequence ATGGATGCACACTTTTGGATCGGATTCTTCAACATCATCATTCTCGATCTGGTATTAAGCGGTGACAATGCGGTCGTCATCGGGATGGCGGCTCGCAGGTTGCCGGACAGGCAGCGGAAGAAGGCGATTATTTACGGAACCGGCGCCGCAGTGGTTCTCCGGGTTGCCCTGACGCTGATTGCAGTGTGGTTGTTGAAGATTCCTCTGTTGAAAACCGTCGGGGGTCTGTTGCTCCTCTGGATCGCACTCAAACTGCTGGCGGATGAAGGAGGGGAAGCGGATGTGGACATGGGTCACGGATTAAAAGCCGCCATCAAAACCATCATCATTGCCGATGTGGTGATGAGTCTGGATAATGTGTTGGCCGTGGCCGGCGCCGCACACGGGAATTTTTGGCTGGTCCTGTTCGGGTTGGCCCTGAGCATTCCCATTCTGATGTGGGGGAGCAAGCTGGTCGCCTCCATCATCAACCGACTTCCCTGGCTGGTTTATGTGGGAGCGGGGATCCTGGCCTACACTGCGGGACAATTGATCGTGGAGGATCCGATCGTCCACGATCACATCATCCGGTATGCGGAGTTTCTGTCCTGGTTGGCGCCGGTGGCTCTGATCCTCCTCGTGTTGATGGTGGGACATTTCTGGAAGGAGCACCGGTCCAACCCCTCCTGA
- a CDS encoding M20/M25/M40 family metallo-hydrolase: MRWKEEVLELTKDLVRHPSINGTIGERDIAYRIYDYFSELPYFREHPDHLRMVKTHRDERERYNVFALVKGGNASFDETVILMGHMDTVGVEDYGKWKRWAFTSDELMEKWKEAKIPERVQQDLESGDWACGRGSVDMKSGVAANMVLTRYFAEHPEELEGNVLFLSECDEEDNSQGILSALSDFFHLAEEENLSYIAAINADYTSPRFAGDPNRYVYLGTVGKLLPAFFIAGKETHVGQAFEGFDPNLVAAELTRHLDYNPDFCDEMYGEMTLPPVSLKQTDLKSRYDVQTPISALVYYNFFVHSMSPKEVLEKLKEVAVEAVDAAWERYRDRYLRYCQRTGDPLRPQEWKPRVFTYEELYNRCRALYGSEFEESMRVFAMNLLNEEELDLRDYCRKMVEECWSWDEEKSPAVILFYASIYIPRIVLNEKESRDRRLIRAVRSAVQRIQPQCEHPIQVRNFFPYISDMSFVAISDDREGITSLEKNMPAWGTKHRMDVDTIQALDVPAVNIGPYGMDAHKQWERVEIPYSMEIVPSLNYQVIINLLGS, encoded by the coding sequence ATGCGCTGGAAAGAGGAAGTGTTGGAACTGACCAAGGACCTGGTGCGTCATCCCAGCATCAACGGAACGATCGGAGAGAGAGACATCGCTTACCGCATCTATGATTACTTCAGTGAACTTCCCTATTTCCGGGAACACCCGGATCATCTTCGCATGGTGAAGACCCATCGGGATGAACGGGAGCGATACAACGTGTTTGCGCTGGTGAAGGGGGGGAATGCCTCATTTGATGAAACGGTGATTCTGATGGGTCATATGGATACCGTGGGGGTGGAGGATTACGGAAAATGGAAACGATGGGCTTTCACCTCCGATGAATTGATGGAGAAGTGGAAGGAGGCCAAAATTCCGGAACGGGTCCAACAAGATTTGGAGAGTGGCGATTGGGCCTGTGGCCGGGGTTCCGTCGACATGAAGTCGGGGGTGGCCGCCAATATGGTGCTGACCCGGTATTTTGCCGAACATCCGGAAGAATTGGAGGGCAATGTCCTGTTTCTCTCCGAATGTGACGAAGAAGACAACTCCCAAGGGATCTTGTCCGCCCTCTCCGATTTTTTTCATTTGGCTGAGGAGGAGAATCTCTCCTACATCGCCGCCATCAATGCCGATTACACTTCCCCCCGTTTCGCAGGGGACCCCAACCGCTATGTCTATCTGGGAACCGTGGGCAAGCTGTTGCCGGCGTTCTTCATCGCGGGAAAAGAGACCCATGTCGGTCAGGCTTTTGAAGGATTTGACCCCAATCTGGTGGCCGCGGAGCTGACCCGGCATCTGGACTACAATCCGGACTTTTGTGATGAGATGTACGGGGAAATGACGCTTCCGCCGGTTTCCCTGAAACAGACGGATCTCAAGTCCCGATACGATGTGCAAACCCCGATTTCCGCCTTGGTTTATTACAATTTCTTTGTCCACAGCATGTCTCCCAAAGAGGTGCTGGAAAAGCTGAAAGAGGTGGCAGTGGAAGCGGTGGATGCCGCCTGGGAACGATATCGGGACCGCTATCTCCGCTATTGCCAACGGACGGGAGACCCCCTGCGCCCTCAGGAGTGGAAGCCCCGGGTGTTTACCTATGAGGAGTTATACAATCGGTGCCGTGCCCTGTACGGAAGCGAGTTTGAGGAGAGTATGCGGGTTTTTGCCATGAATCTCTTGAACGAAGAGGAATTGGACCTCCGGGATTACTGCCGCAAGATGGTGGAAGAGTGTTGGTCCTGGGACGAAGAGAAAAGTCCGGCGGTGATCCTCTTTTACGCATCCATCTACATCCCGCGAATTGTGCTGAACGAAAAGGAGAGCCGGGATCGGCGGTTGATCCGGGCGGTGCGGTCGGCAGTCCAAAGGATCCAGCCCCAATGTGAGCATCCGATTCAAGTCCGCAACTTTTTCCCTTATATCTCCGATATGAGCTTTGTGGCGATCAGTGACGACCGGGAAGGAATCACTTCCCTGGAAAAAAATATGCCCGCCTGGGGCACCAAACATCGGATGGATGTGGACACCATTCAGGCACTGGATGTTCCGGCGGTCAACATCGGCCCCTATGGGATGGATGCACATAAACAATGGGAACGGGTGGAAATCCCCTATTCCATGGAGATCGTTCCCAGCCTGAATTATCAGGTGATCATAAACTTGTTGGGCTCCTGA
- the thiI gene encoding tRNA uracil 4-sulfurtransferase ThiI: protein MSGLILIRYGELALKGKNRDQFENRLIQNIREKLSSFAGIKVKKTFGRMFVELNGQPMEPVVEELREVFGVVGISPATEVESDLDKIREAALELVQGLEPRPRTFKVIAKRAWKGFPHTSQEINHLLGSHILKNSEGIRVDVHQPELALRVEVRREGTYLYGRDLSGPGGLPVGSSGRVMLMLSGGIDSPVAAYYVLKRGAALEAVHFHSYPFTSERARQKVEDLAQILTRYAGKIRLHVVPFTEIQTQIREKCPSSYMITIMRRFMVRISEELAWRNGALALVTGESLGQVASQTLESMNAINDVTRMPILRPLVGMDKQEIMKVSRGIGTYETSILPYEDCCTVFQPKSPVTRPGVERSRELEAALDVERLVRDAVEATECVTFNRETMKEEFTYF from the coding sequence ATGAGCGGTCTGATTCTGATCCGTTACGGGGAATTGGCTTTGAAAGGAAAGAACCGCGACCAATTTGAAAATCGGTTGATCCAGAATATCCGGGAAAAACTGAGTTCCTTTGCCGGGATCAAGGTGAAGAAGACCTTTGGCCGGATGTTTGTCGAATTGAACGGGCAACCGATGGAGCCGGTGGTGGAAGAGCTGCGGGAAGTGTTCGGAGTGGTCGGCATCTCCCCGGCTACCGAGGTGGAGTCCGACCTGGATAAAATCCGGGAGGCGGCACTGGAGTTGGTGCAGGGTTTGGAACCCCGTCCCCGCACCTTCAAGGTGATCGCCAAACGGGCCTGGAAAGGGTTCCCCCACACCTCCCAGGAGATCAATCATCTTCTGGGCAGCCATATCTTAAAAAACAGCGAGGGAATCCGGGTGGATGTCCATCAGCCGGAATTGGCCCTGCGGGTGGAAGTGCGACGGGAGGGAACCTATCTTTACGGACGGGATCTCTCCGGCCCGGGTGGACTTCCCGTGGGCAGCAGCGGCCGGGTGATGCTGATGTTGTCCGGGGGGATCGACAGTCCGGTGGCGGCCTATTATGTGCTGAAACGGGGGGCGGCCCTGGAAGCGGTCCATTTCCACAGCTACCCCTTCACCAGTGAACGGGCCCGGCAAAAAGTGGAGGATCTGGCGCAGATCCTGACCCGATACGCGGGCAAGATCCGTCTTCATGTCGTTCCCTTCACCGAGATTCAGACGCAGATCCGGGAGAAGTGCCCTTCCTCCTACATGATCACCATCATGCGCAGGTTCATGGTTCGCATCTCCGAGGAGCTGGCCTGGAGAAACGGAGCCCTCGCCCTGGTGACCGGGGAAAGTCTGGGGCAGGTGGCCAGCCAAACCCTGGAGAGCATGAATGCCATCAATGATGTGACCCGGATGCCGATTCTCCGTCCGCTGGTCGGTATGGACAAACAGGAGATCATGAAGGTTTCCCGGGGAATCGGCACGTATGAAACGTCGATCCTCCCCTATGAGGATTGCTGCACGGTGTTTCAGCCGAAGTCTCCGGTCACCCGTCCCGGAGTGGAGCGTTCCCGGGAGCTGGAGGCCGCATTGGATGTGGAGAGACTGGTTCGGGACGCGGTGGAAGCGACTGAATGTGTCACCTTTAACCGGGAGACAATGAAAGAGGAGTTCACTTATTTCTGA
- a CDS encoding cysteine desulfurase family protein: MVYLDNSATTRPDPEVIRVVADVMENVYGNPSSLHGWGGKAERLLKQAREATARILGVSPGSLVFTSGGTEANNMAIKGVAIQHRNRGRHLITTQVEHAAVLEVCHQLEMMGWKVTRLPVDEAGRVRPQDVEAAMTEETVLVSVMHTNNEVGTIQPIPEIGRIVSRYPKAFFHVDAVQAFGKCELRPREWGVDLMSLSAHKFHGPKGVGALYIRKGVTLSPLLTGGGQEEGFRSGTQNVSGIAGFAKAAILAEARRGEAVPRWLRWKGEMIEALTSSLDDLRINGDRSAEGGAPHILSLSFPGLKSEVIVHALEEKGIYVSSKSACSSKGEKPSSVLKAMGLSDEAALGGIRISMGWTTTREEIRQCIDAFTEVIPKLQHVMKGVSK, encoded by the coding sequence ATGGTATATCTGGATAACAGTGCGACGACGCGGCCGGACCCGGAAGTGATCCGGGTGGTGGCCGACGTGATGGAGAATGTATACGGAAATCCCTCTTCCCTGCATGGATGGGGCGGAAAAGCGGAGCGGCTCCTGAAGCAGGCGAGGGAAGCCACGGCCCGAATCTTGGGGGTTTCCCCCGGGAGCCTGGTCTTCACTTCGGGGGGGACGGAAGCCAACAACATGGCCATCAAAGGGGTGGCCATACAGCATCGCAACCGGGGGCGACACCTGATCACCACCCAGGTGGAACATGCCGCCGTCCTGGAAGTCTGCCACCAGTTGGAGATGATGGGGTGGAAGGTGACCCGGCTCCCTGTGGATGAAGCGGGGCGGGTCCGGCCGCAAGATGTGGAAGCGGCCATGACGGAGGAGACGGTGTTGGTCTCTGTCATGCATACGAACAATGAGGTGGGAACGATCCAGCCGATTCCGGAGATCGGCCGGATCGTCAGCCGATACCCGAAAGCTTTTTTCCATGTGGACGCAGTGCAAGCCTTCGGAAAATGCGAGCTCCGACCCCGGGAATGGGGCGTGGATCTGATGAGCCTCTCTGCCCACAAATTCCATGGACCCAAGGGTGTGGGCGCTCTTTACATCCGCAAGGGAGTCACCCTCTCCCCGCTGTTGACGGGAGGCGGGCAGGAGGAGGGTTTCCGGTCCGGAACCCAAAATGTTTCCGGTATCGCCGGATTTGCCAAAGCGGCCATCCTGGCGGAAGCGAGACGCGGGGAAGCGGTTCCCCGCTGGCTCCGTTGGAAGGGGGAGATGATCGAAGCGCTGACTTCCTCTCTCGACGATCTGAGGATCAATGGGGACCGGTCGGCGGAGGGGGGAGCCCCGCACATCCTCAGCCTCTCCTTTCCCGGGTTGAAATCGGAAGTGATCGTCCATGCCCTGGAGGAAAAGGGGATCTATGTTTCCAGCAAATCGGCCTGTTCTTCCAAGGGGGAAAAACCCAGCTCCGTATTGAAGGCGATGGGACTCAGTGATGAGGCGGCGCTGGGTGGGATCCGGATCAGCATGGGATGGACCACCACCCGGGAAGAGATCCGCCAATGCATCGACGCTTTCACTGAAGTGATCCCGAAGTTGCAGCATGTGATGAAAGGGGTGTCCAAATGA
- a CDS encoding LacI family DNA-binding transcriptional regulator, whose product MATIKDVAKLAGVSPSTVSRVIAGSDRISERTKERVRRAMNEVNYVPNAIARSLVRSRTRTVGFTLSRRADQAFSNPFFSEVLRGMSATAQRWDHDILLSISLDEQDEKKKCLQLIRERRVDGMIISTSRVQDEVIDVLIREKTPFVVIGRSAGAPVLSVNNDNVEASRRATKHLLEQGYRKIAFISGPRDLVVSLDRGQGYEKALVEAELPVESKRIVETDFSEEAGFAALCRMWEAGVDFDAVLASDDLFALGALRFADHMGLRVPEELGIVGFNDTPMMTHTHPPLTSVRILSYELGAEAMELLLQGLENREKLRPGKEILLPAELKVRQSSLRQGGKTEKQ is encoded by the coding sequence ATGGCCACGATCAAAGATGTCGCCAAACTGGCGGGGGTTTCCCCCTCCACCGTTTCCCGGGTGATCGCCGGCAGCGACCGAATCAGTGAGCGGACCAAAGAACGGGTGCGGCGGGCGATGAATGAGGTGAATTATGTTCCCAATGCCATCGCCCGCAGTCTCGTCCGCAGCCGGACACGAACCGTCGGGTTCACCCTGTCCCGACGGGCGGACCAGGCTTTTTCCAACCCCTTTTTCTCCGAAGTGCTCCGGGGCATGTCGGCGACGGCCCAGAGGTGGGATCACGATATTCTGCTCTCCATCAGTCTCGATGAACAGGACGAAAAGAAGAAGTGTCTGCAACTGATCCGGGAGCGCCGGGTGGATGGAATGATTATCTCCACTTCCCGGGTGCAGGATGAAGTGATTGACGTATTGATCCGGGAGAAGACCCCCTTCGTGGTGATCGGACGCAGTGCCGGAGCCCCGGTGTTGTCGGTCAACAATGACAATGTGGAGGCCTCCCGCCGGGCCACGAAACACCTGTTGGAGCAAGGCTACCGCAAGATCGCCTTTATCAGCGGACCCCGCGATCTCGTAGTCAGCTTGGACCGTGGTCAAGGTTATGAAAAAGCCCTGGTGGAAGCTGAACTTCCGGTGGAATCGAAGCGGATTGTGGAGACGGATTTTTCCGAGGAAGCCGGTTTTGCGGCATTGTGCCGGATGTGGGAAGCCGGGGTCGACTTTGATGCGGTGTTGGCTTCCGACGACCTGTTCGCCCTGGGGGCGCTCCGCTTCGCTGACCACATGGGACTGCGGGTGCCGGAAGAACTGGGGATCGTCGGGTTTAACGACACACCGATGATGACCCATACCCATCCCCCCTTGACCAGTGTCCGTATCCTCTCCTATGAACTGGGGGCGGAAGCGATGGAGCTGTTGCTGCAGGGACTGGAGAATCGCGAAAAACTTCGCCCAGGAAAAGAAATCCTGCTCCCTGCCGAACTGAAAGTGCGCCAATCCTCTCTCCGACAAGGGGGGAAGACGGAAAAGCAGTGA
- the selD gene encoding selenide, water dikinase SelD, with the protein MKERDEIRLTQLSAKAGUGCKIGPSDLAQVLRHLPRDQEHPEVLVGLSEPDDAGVVRIDDETALVQTVDFFTPVVDDPYAFGQIAAANSLSDVYAMGARPITALNIVGFSVSKLDASLLADILRGAADKVKEAGAAIIGGHSIDDPEPKFGLSVTGRVHPDQIWRKGGARPGDRLLLTKPVGVGIHTTGIKRNQVTDEEIERVTQVMATLNRVAAETLFDYDVHACTDVTGFGLLGHASEMSRAGCVGFEIEAGAVPVLPRTDKLAQQGIVPGGTRANARHLENCLLLEETVSDTLHTILCDAVTSGGLLAALPEEQAEEALASLHRNGVNDARIIGRVTEEHPGKIRVY; encoded by the coding sequence ATGAAAGAACGGGATGAGATCCGCTTGACCCAACTTTCCGCCAAGGCGGGGTGAGGTTGCAAAATCGGTCCTTCGGACCTGGCGCAGGTTCTGCGTCATTTACCCCGTGACCAGGAACACCCGGAAGTGCTGGTGGGCCTGTCGGAACCGGACGATGCCGGTGTGGTCCGGATCGATGATGAGACGGCCCTGGTCCAGACGGTGGATTTCTTCACTCCCGTCGTGGACGATCCATACGCCTTCGGACAGATCGCTGCCGCCAACAGTCTGAGCGATGTCTACGCCATGGGGGCGCGACCGATCACCGCCCTGAACATCGTGGGTTTCTCCGTCTCCAAGCTGGATGCCTCCCTCCTGGCCGATATCCTGCGGGGAGCCGCCGACAAGGTGAAGGAAGCCGGGGCTGCGATTATCGGCGGCCATTCCATCGACGACCCGGAGCCCAAGTTCGGCTTGTCCGTCACCGGAAGGGTCCATCCGGACCAAATCTGGCGCAAGGGCGGCGCCCGCCCCGGTGACCGGCTTCTCCTGACCAAACCTGTCGGAGTCGGAATCCACACCACCGGCATCAAACGGAACCAGGTCACTGATGAAGAGATTGAACGGGTCACCCAAGTGATGGCCACCCTGAACCGGGTGGCCGCAGAGACCCTGTTCGACTACGATGTCCATGCCTGCACCGACGTCACCGGGTTTGGCCTTTTGGGGCACGCCTCGGAGATGAGCCGGGCTGGCTGTGTCGGCTTTGAGATCGAGGCCGGGGCCGTACCGGTCCTCCCCCGCACCGACAAACTGGCCCAACAGGGCATCGTCCCCGGCGGTACCCGGGCCAACGCCCGCCATCTGGAAAATTGCCTCCTGCTGGAGGAGACGGTGAGTGACACCCTGCACACCATCCTGTGCGACGCCGTCACCTCCGGCGGCCTCCTCGCCGCCCTCCCGGAGGAACAAGCCGAGGAAGCCCTGGCCTCCCTCCATCGCAACGGCGTAAACGATGCCCGCATCATCGGCCGCGTCACTGAGGAACACCCCGGCAAGATCCGGGTATATTGA
- a CDS encoding DUF1801 domain-containing protein, protein MSSMNLSGHQQVVEYMNNLEHPLKKEIEEVRKIILSADPRLTEHIKWNAPSFCFENEDRVTFNLHGRGYFRLVFHCGAKVKDNSGNGPLFTDTTKLLDWVADDRAIIKFTDMNDVIAKKEKLTEVITKWIEATNS, encoded by the coding sequence ATGTCATCGATGAATCTGTCTGGTCATCAACAAGTGGTTGAATATATGAACAATCTTGAACATCCCCTGAAGAAAGAAATTGAGGAAGTACGAAAAATCATTTTAAGCGCTGATCCACGACTGACAGAGCACATAAAATGGAATGCACCGAGCTTTTGTTTTGAAAATGAAGACAGGGTGACTTTTAATCTGCACGGCAGAGGATATTTCAGACTGGTCTTTCACTGTGGAGCCAAGGTAAAAGATAACTCCGGGAATGGACCTTTGTTCACCGACACCACAAAGCTGTTGGATTGGGTTGCTGATGACAGAGCGATAATAAAATTTACCGATATGAATGATGTGATAGCCAAGAAAGAAAAGCTGACAGAAGTTATCACTAAGTGGATCGAAGCGACGAATTCGTAG
- a CDS encoding GNAT family N-acetyltransferase — MYPFWIQVFFSFLPECKGLGNLLLKEVFAWAEQNLLIEKVSLGVFSTNQSAIVLYKNMGFVEERRKIKEFKLNDNQYIDDILMYKFV, encoded by the coding sequence TTGTATCCCTTCTGGATACAGGTGTTTTTTTCCTTTTTGCCGGAGTGTAAGGGTTTGGGAAATTTGTTGTTAAAAGAGGTGTTTGCTTGGGCTGAACAAAATCTGCTCATAGAAAAAGTTTCCTTGGGTGTGTTCTCAACAAATCAGAGTGCGATCGTTTTATACAAGAATATGGGATTTGTTGAAGAAAGACGTAAAATCAAAGAATTCAAGCTAAACGACAATCAATATATTGATGATATTCTTATGTACAAATTTGTTTAG
- the selA gene encoding L-seryl-tRNA(Sec) selenium transferase, producing the protein MTTKEQREALRRLPAVHELLKREELIPWLERLPREWVTRAAGDAIAMGRREILENEAVRVRSAAELAARAVVSLRRLTEPRLRPVLNGTGVVLHTNLGRAVLSEAATEAVQRVARSASNLEFRLEEGVRGSRYDHVEDLLRRLTGAEAAMVVNNNAAAVFHVLQALARGKEVIVSRGQLVEIGGSFRVSEIMRESGGRLVEVGTTNKTRIRDYEQALTDETGMLMKVHTSNFRIIGFTEEASRHELATLARKRDIPFFEDLGSGVLYDLKAHGIGDEPTVRECLEEGADLLSFSGDKLLGGPQAGIIVGKKSWIDRLKKNQLTRSLRVDKFTLAALEATLHHYLNPEEAAREIPTLRQILKEEGELQSAAEQLAERIRGAAGEALGIETVPAHSEVGGGSMPGVELPTHCVAITPRQISLTQLERRLRQAPVPVVGRVSQDRLFLDPRTLEEDDFSQVSDSFRYALQI; encoded by the coding sequence ATGACGACGAAAGAACAACGAGAAGCTTTGCGCCGGTTGCCGGCGGTTCATGAATTGCTGAAACGGGAGGAGCTCATCCCATGGCTGGAGCGTCTGCCCCGGGAGTGGGTGACCCGAGCGGCGGGGGATGCGATCGCCATGGGCAGACGGGAGATCCTGGAGAATGAAGCGGTCCGGGTTCGGTCTGCGGCTGAACTGGCCGCCCGGGCCGTGGTCTCCCTCCGCCGCTTGACAGAACCCCGGCTCCGCCCGGTCCTCAACGGAACCGGGGTGGTTCTTCACACCAACCTGGGCCGGGCCGTGCTGAGCGAGGCGGCGACGGAGGCGGTTCAGCGGGTGGCCCGCTCCGCCAGCAACCTGGAGTTCCGGCTGGAGGAAGGGGTCCGGGGCTCCCGCTATGATCATGTGGAGGATCTCCTCCGCCGCCTCACCGGGGCCGAGGCCGCCATGGTGGTCAACAATAACGCCGCCGCTGTCTTTCACGTACTGCAGGCCCTGGCCAGGGGAAAAGAAGTGATCGTCTCCCGGGGACAGCTGGTGGAGATCGGCGGCTCCTTCCGGGTGTCCGAGATTATGCGGGAAAGCGGCGGCCGGTTGGTGGAGGTGGGCACCACCAACAAAACCCGGATCCGGGACTACGAACAAGCCCTGACGGATGAGACGGGAATGCTGATGAAAGTACATACCAGCAACTTCCGGATCATCGGCTTCACCGAGGAAGCCTCCCGGCATGAGTTGGCGACGCTGGCCCGGAAGCGGGACATCCCCTTCTTTGAGGATCTGGGCAGCGGCGTCCTCTATGACTTGAAAGCCCACGGCATCGGAGATGAGCCCACTGTCCGGGAGTGCCTGGAAGAAGGGGCGGATCTCCTCAGCTTCAGCGGGGATAAACTGCTGGGCGGTCCCCAGGCCGGAATCATCGTCGGCAAGAAAAGCTGGATCGACCGCTTGAAGAAGAATCAACTGACCCGCTCCCTCCGTGTCGACAAATTCACCCTGGCCGCCCTGGAAGCCACCCTGCACCACTACCTCAATCCGGAGGAAGCGGCACGGGAGATCCCCACCCTGCGCCAGATTCTGAAGGAAGAAGGGGAACTGCAGTCAGCGGCGGAACAGCTGGCCGAAAGGATCCGGGGGGCGGCAGGTGAAGCCCTCGGGATCGAAACCGTGCCCGCCCATTCCGAAGTGGGCGGCGGCTCCATGCCCGGTGTGGAGCTCCCCACCCACTGCGTCGCCATCACTCCCCGGCAAATCTCCCTCACCCAACTGGAGCGCCGCCTGCGACAAGCCCCGGTGCCGGTGGTGGGCCGGGTCTCCCAAGACCGGCTCTTCCTCGACCCCCGCACCCTGGAAGAAGACGATTTCTCTCAGGTGTCCGACAGCTTTCGCTATGCTCTGCAAATATGA